A window of uncultured Methanoregula sp. genomic DNA:
GACTTTTGTCATGGTGGCAGCAGTACGGCAGCTGACCTGTTCAAAACCGGCATGCCGGAATGCCGCCATCTGGGCTTCACGCTCAAAACCAAAGTGGAAGACCCCTGTATTATCGTCATGGAATCTTCCCTGGTCCGGATCAAGGTCCGCAACGCACAGCCAGCCCCCCGGGAGCAGGACAGAGTGGAGCTGGGCGAGCAGGTGCGGGATATCCTGGACATGATGGAAAGTCATGCTGCTCACCGCGAGGTGATAGCGGCCTGATAGAAGACCCCCACGGTCCAGATCGAGGGTAAGGGTTTTTGCATTCCGCAGGTTCATGAACCGGATCTTCTCGTCGAGGATCGAAGTCATGCCGGCCGAACTGTCGACACCGGTGATCGAGCGGACGTGCGGCTGGAGATGGAGGGTTAAAAGACCGGTGCCGCAGCCGAAGTCCAGCACATCCATGTCAGGAGAAAGCGGGATGGTATCGATTATGGCAAAGGCAACCTCGCCTGCCAGTTTCACCCGGCCCGGGTTCTCATCCCAGGATTGTGCTGCTGTATCAAAGTCCCGTTTTATACCGGTCATTATTATCAGGGAACATGGGACGGGGGGCAGGAAAAAGATGGCGGCCGATACAGAGTTCGCCCCGCGCATCCCAGCACAATGAAGAAGTAACGAAGTTCCCATTACGGGATACTTTCAGGTTTTTTTGGCAATCATCGTGATGATCCCGTTCGCTGTCTCAGAGAGCCCGATCCTGAATCCTGCATCGGACAGAATGCATGCAAGCACCTCCCGGGCGATACGACATTTCCGGTAGGTACTTGCAATCCGTTCCCATCTTCCGGACTCCCGGGAAAAGATGATATCCGTGACATGCACTGATTCTCTTGCATATTCCAGCCGGCAGAGAAAGATCCTTTGTGCATCCCGGCGAACCGGGATGACAACAACGGAACCCTCCGGCTCATACGAATAATCCCGGAGCGAGAGGACCAGTATTCCCTTCGGTTCCAGTTCAACATGACACTGCCGGATGAGGCATCGAACATCATCGAGATCCCGGAGGTGCGTCAGCGTATCGCCCATACAGACGATAAGCTCCGGGC
This region includes:
- a CDS encoding class I SAM-dependent methyltransferase, which translates into the protein MTGIKRDFDTAAQSWDENPGRVKLAGEVAFAIIDTIPLSPDMDVLDFGCGTGLLTLHLQPHVRSITGVDSSAGMTSILDEKIRFMNLRNAKTLTLDLDRGGLLSGRYHLAVSSMTFHHVQDIPHLLAQLHSVLLPGGWLCVADLDPDQGRFHDDNTGVFHFGFEREAQMAAFRHAGFEQVSCRTAATMTKVSSDGQSRSFSIALVSGRKPQ
- a CDS encoding class I SAM-dependent methyltransferase — encoded protein: MQDRLTEIQSHYDRFLAEPYLWMAGGFDANIQRNRDFFSGKDLVPHGSRAAVDLGAGCGFQSIPLARAGFSVAAVDFCRPLLAELEDRAGTSPVETIQSDILNFPAWAKKSPELIVCMGDTLTHLRDLDDVRCLIRQCHVELEPKGILVLSLRDYSYEPEGSVVVIPVRRDAQRIFLCRLEYARESVHVTDIIFSRESGRWERIASTYRKCRIAREVLACILSDAGFRIGLSETANGIITMIAKKT